In Erigeron canadensis isolate Cc75 chromosome 8, C_canadensis_v1, whole genome shotgun sequence, the DNA window TCTGTTTCTTTCACGAGGATCGGTAAAAGAGTTTATACTTGAAATTTGGAAAGGCCAACGCTACAAGCTACCTTCACCTTTGTACTTGTGTGATAAGCTCTCTCATTTGGAGCTTTTTAACTGTTTGTTAAAACCTCCATCTTCATTCAAAGGTTTTAGGATCTTGACTAGCCTTGATCTTCAGCACATCACAATGGACCAAGATGATTTTGAGAACCTGATTGCTATGTGCCCATTGCTCGAAAGGTTGactttgatgaattttgagggaTTTGCTCATCTCAAAATTCACGCTCCAAAACTTACTTTCTTTGACATTGGAGGTGTTTTTGAAGATGTTAATTTCGAAAACACCTTTCATTTGTCTACCGTTTCCATTGGCTTGTATGTCAACATTGGCAATGATCATGAGTTGAGTCTTGGAACTACGAGCAAATTGATCAAGTTTTTTGCTTCATTGCCCAATATACAAAGACTCGAGGTTCAAAGTTTCTTTTTAAGGGTAATATAAAATTTCATTACgctcttttataaaaattttgtgatattaaaATCtgtatttaactttatttgCTTTCATGTTTGTAGTTTTTGGCTGTGGATATGGTACCAAGGAGGTTGCCAACTCCATGCATGGAACTGAATTATCTGTCTCTGCGTATAAATTTCAATGACATGGACGAGTGTCTAGCTGCTCTTTGCATTCTTAGGAGTTCACCCAACCTTTTGGAACTCGAGATGTTGGTGagtttcttttacatttttgatCTGAcagtaatatattttttgttagcTACAATTATGTCTCAAGTTACCCATTAGGTGAGAATTGGTCAATTTGAGGTGGTAAAATGGGTGGGTCTTGCAGGTTGGGTAATGATTTAAAGCATGCTGATTGAATGGTTTAAAATAAAGGTTGTATCAGGTGGGCCAATTCACTAACTTCCTTTTTGTCTTTTCCATTCTTAACTTTTACAATTGATGTATATTTTAAGGAAGGTTCAGATAATTACTACAATAATATGGTTTTAAAATAGATTGATTTTGGAATTATGCATTGAAATCACATTTTAGGGGACTTTTGACCCTGTCAGCCTTGTTCTTTCGCCAATGTGGTTAAATTTTATCCATCTGAGCAGTTAAGAGCAAAGTAAAATGGAAATCAACCTGTTTACACATAAATAGGTTGGAACTACCACCTCTCTGGTTGATGATATTGCTTAGTTAATTCTGTAGGCCCGACCAGACGAACAGCCAGCTCCAAGAGTTGCTGCAAAGAACTGGCTTGAAGAAGACTACCAGAGTTGCTTTTTTAACCAGTTGCGGTTTGTCAAGATTGCTGGCATATTTGGTGTTCCGAGAGAACTGACTTTTATCAACTTCCTGCTAGCAAATTCACCTATACTTGAGAGGATGACTGTTAAGCCTGCTTCTCAAGAAGGTGGTTGGGATCTGCTCAAAGAATTGCTACGGTTCAGGCGAGCTTCTGTACATGCCGAAATCATTTATTTGGATCCATAATTCACCATCATGTCCCTTGAAAACATCTATGCTTCATGCTACTTGATTTTCTGACTTCTTAATTCAAATATTGACTAATACTATATGCTTGTTAACCGTAAAAAGCTTTTATTTAGCCGCCTTAGAAAGCTTGCTGATTTTCCATTGTCGTATTTCTTGCCTTGGCATATCTGTCTGTTTATCTAATTAAGATGGTTCATTTTCTCTGGCATACTCTTGTTTCTGAATGTGTGCAATAAAAAACTGCATAGTGGCTATGCATGCATATGCATACCCAGAGCTATTTAGGTATGTCATTCTACTGTGGCAAACTAGGATAGGTGAAACTTTGTAAACAGATCGTTTTATCTGAAAGCTGACCCGTGatgacattttttaaaaaaattttcctGGAAAAAGTTCAAGTAAGAACCTTTTGAAGGAGTTCAACTTCTGAACAATGCCCATCTTTTGGGAAAATTTGAAATCACATAACCTCTACTTTGAGGGTTGTTCCAGATTGAGAGTCATCAAGATTGTACTGAATGATTTTATGTTGGGAGTGCACTTTGAATGGACACTTTTTGTAATTTGTAGTGCCTTTAATTGCAAAACTATATGCCTGGAACATCCTATTCCTTGTGGTATTTACTTGATCAAAGTGTTGGTCTGTTGTggcagaatttttttttttttttttaaagttaactttTATTCACACGGTCATCACTAACAAATAGTGAATCGGCAAACTATACAAACGTattaatacaaaacaaaattataccAACTTTCCCAACTAATCGTACAATTTAGTATCTTCCACTAGTGGCGGAGTGATGGATTGTTTAGTATCTTCCACTGATCTATTAACTAGGTCAAACGGTTTTGTTTAACAATCTTAATTTTCTATGCATTTTCACCTCATCATGAGTCATAGTATGCATACTGTTTCGTATTTACATCTGATAATCTTTGGATTTTCTCGGTTCACATTAGTAACTTAAAtcttcattcttgagtttttttatgaaagaaaaaataggAAAGGATAGAAACTTGGGGTTTTCAAGTCTCAAAGTTTTCTTGCCAATTTTAGTTTGATTTGGAtgaaaaagaaaggataaatAAGTGAAATTACCAATCCACCATTCAATCTACATCTAATAATTGTTTTACAGAGGCTATATATGTaaagttatctttttttttcttttatttttttcttttaaactcaagaatgtaattaatattttttttaatccgttctttcaatttttttttattaaacttgaGGAAtacattatatgtatatattttctattcttctcctcctcctctatctaatcttatcatttcttttcttataactaTAAACTCGAGAATACAACATACATGAATGGAGTCTATCATTGGGTTAATAGTCTAATGGTAAAGAAAGTTTCTCTACAAGGGTTTGGATTTGGGTAGACTTAGGTTCGAGTATTAAAGGACAAGGTTTTCTCCCAATATGTTGTCGTGTCTTTAGGTGGACTATTAGGGGTTTTTTTCCTACTAGGTAGTCTCTttctatgatgcaccgaaactccaaacaggtaggCGTACCCGTTTTCGAAACTCCATGGAAACGTTTCCGCATACGAAACACGTATGAAACGAAACCTTGAATTTTCTATCGATACTGAAACGTTTCTTTGAAATTTCCATATTGTTTCTAACTAATATCAAGGTTTTAATGGGTTTTTTCTATTCCCCAAACCCAAACAggctatattatatacaatttgattaacattaaattttttctattccaaaaccaattattaaacactaaacattTAATGAGTGATcactaattaaacatatattatacagttatacatatacaattacacataatctctcaagtctctctctataaaaaatcgatataatttatatttgtatatttttatattgccgtacccgtatcctaaattttttagttttgccgttcCCCGTTCCCATATTGTTTCCGTACCCTTTTGCCGTACCCGTTTCGGTGTCTTTTTTGGAAATTCTTATGAATATTTTCTTTAGATACACTTATGTTTACCTATGGCAATTTGAATATGATAAATCAACACACTTGACCACTAGGTCATACTAGATACTAGTTATATGAGAGATATATGTAAGAGTTTGATACATAACATAATTATGTATTTTCTAATTAACAAACATGGTAATAAAACTTAGGTGTTTCCTTTTGTAAATAAAGGATTACAAGTGTATGTTTTAAATAGGTAGAGGaccaaaaatataaagatgttttATAGAGTGATAACTTTTTAGAAGGATATTAGTTATTTACTTGaacaaaaagagaaaatgaATGAAGTGATATATGTACTACAGAATTTGATAATTCTATTATCGTTgtgatttaattattaataaccctttataaaacatattgaattttcatattttaagaaattcgatacttttttataccaaaaatacccttatttcttgATCTTAATTCCCATATATAcgtaatatatacttttatattatctaATAGAAAAACAACTCTCTCttttaaatgttaaatgaaaaaattatctaaaataacattaatgattaaattacactaacaaccctttattttttaaaatatttccattaaccttttaaatcaattacttttacattaattatctccaccaccaccaccacgacGTTGTTTTTACAAATCTATTACAATGTAAGAAATTTTATGACTGACTGTATAAATGAATGATGTATGATGGTAGTAGATAAATATTACTCTGTATTTCCTTTACCAAAGAGGGCATTTtggagaaaaataaaaatagaaaaagtcaCATTATCCTATACTCTCAATTTCCATCTTCATAAACTCATCCTCCTCAACCAAATCTTCTACTCCCCTGAAAACCCAcacccaaaaaataaaaaaaaattaaaaatggcaACGTCCATTTCCACCTTAACATCATCTTTCTCATCACTCTCCTTCTCTTCACAAATTTCCCAACAAAAACCCATTTCTTTAACAAAATCAGCCCATTTCACCAAACccaaaacaacccttaataATAAAATACTTGCAACTGCTGCAGCCGTGGAGCCAGTGGTTGCTGGAGGAGGAGATATAGAGACAATGAATATAGAAAAATATGTAAAGTCAAGATTGCCAGGTGGGTTTGCTGCTCAAACACTTATTGGTACTGGCCGTCGAAAATGTGCAATTGCTAGGGTTGTTATTCAAGAAGGAACTggcaaatttattattaattatcgTGATGCTAAGGTTTATTATTTTCCCCTATCtttttcttatctttatttCCTTAAAGTTTCATCATTTTTAGTTACTCATTTTTTTAGATGAAATGTAAATGTATATGTTACACCCAATACtgtctttcacgggttttgggtctcaatacctcgacgttgtatggggaggttgagatgtagacagccttacctcAGCCTAAATGAGATACTTTCTACCACATGTAGAAGACATAAGTCGATTTCATTGAAATTGGTTAATGAAAGTTAATAGGTAATATAGTGCaattttttcttcaattcaAGATTAAAAAGTGCTTCTATTGGGAATGAGcgaaaatacaaaaaatacgGTAGGGTACCGAAAACCATCCCTAGTTCCTATAGGACCTTTTTCTGaagttccttttttttataagtatgaaaagtttataaataatctGTGtgttgacacgggtctaaatcTAAAGCGGAGTTTGATAAAATGTGTTTATATATGGTGATAATTGAGCTCCTTTTAACCTTAAAGTTGAAACCTTTTATGTTGGAAATGCATTAAAGAGGGTGTTTGGGGAACGTCTATTGCTTATTGTGTTTTTTGAGAGCCAAAATGCAGTGTCAAGTGTATGGCTATTAGGTGGGGTTTGGCttgtttgaaaggaaaaatgCACTTGTTTTTAAGCCAGGTGAGTGTTGCTTTTTTGAACACATCGTTGATCGTTTGAGTACTCTCAAATTAGGGTATGTCGGTTACTCGAGTGATAAGTTGTGCTTTTTATGGATAGAAAGTACTTGAAAGGTTTGTCATTTATGTGGAAAAAGGCCTTGATAAAGATCAATGTACCTGCTTAAGGGTGATGCCTAGTAGCACCTAGACTTCTTAAAACATAACCCAAGTTTGTGATCAAATAGCAACAGAAATCTCTAGAGAAAGAAATCTGTGTGTGGGTTTCCCTTAAAGTATAAAGTAGTTGCTTCAACAATGAAGCTTTTTCCGCTTTGAGTTTGTAAAACTGTCTTTGCTAGCTAGATAGTGTATTCATGGTGACTATTTCTTGATCATGAATTCTATCAATTTAGTGTATGGCATTTTTCTGTATAATGTAAAAAGATACACGTGACCCGGGCATTTGTGATTTGTAATCTGAATGTTGATTGTCATACAGGAATATCTCCAAGGTAATCCATTGTGgcttcaatatattaaagtccCTTTGGCAACTTTGGGATACGAGACTAGCTATGATGTATTTGTGAAGGCACATGGAGGTGGTCTTTCCGGGCAGGCACAAGCAATCTCCCTTGGCATTGCTCGTGCTTTGCTAAAAGTGAGTGAAGACCATAGAAAGCCCCTCAGAAAGGAAGGTCTTCTTACCAGAGATGCAAGAATAGTTGAAAGGAAGAAACCTGGTCTCAAGAAAGCTCGAAAAGCCCCACAATTCTCCAAACGTTGAGTTACCCAATGTGACTTTAGCATTGCTATTTTGGAAATTTGCTTCTTGTTTTCTGTTGTAATATGTCTCATGTCAAATACTGGTTCCTAGCATAGATGTCGACTTCTCCCTCTCTTTTCAATTGTTGATCGAAAAGGTTTTGACACATTAAGGAATGCAGTTAATGAATCTGGATTTGATAATTCTTGTAGGATGTGGGTCTAGTTTCATTGTAAATTAAATGAACAGATAGCCCGAATGCCATCTATCATATTATTACTTCAAGTCTTCAACTATGTGTTTCTGCAGATTCGTAACCATTACTTCTGTAAGTAACTTTCGTCTCTTTTCATTATAAACTTGATTCATATTCTGTTTCATGTTGAAATCCCGAAAGGTCATGGACAACAAAATG includes these proteins:
- the LOC122578789 gene encoding F-box/FBD/LRR-repeat protein At1g13570-like, with translation MSNMKQREQPKVPCQMEMEVDRISNLPSHIVDKVLSLLTLRDAVRTCILSSKWRYKWVDLTSLVFDNQSVLVSSQDPTVIKNKMVKIVDHVLLLHDGPVHKFKLSHRDLQGVCDIDRWILFLSRGSVKEFILEIWKGQRYKLPSPLYLCDKLSHLELFNCLLKPPSSFKGFRILTSLDLQHITMDQDDFENLIAMCPLLERLTLMNFEGFAHLKIHAPKLTFFDIGGVFEDVNFENTFHLSTVSIGLYVNIGNDHELSLGTTSKLIKFFASLPNIQRLEVQSFFLRFLAVDMVPRRLPTPCMELNYLSLRINFNDMDECLAALCILRSSPNLLELEMLARPDEQPAPRVAAKNWLEEDYQSCFFNQLRFVKIAGIFGVPRELTFINFLLANSPILERMTVKPASQEGGWDLLKELLRFRRASVHAEIIYLDP
- the LOC122611348 gene encoding 30S ribosomal protein S9, chloroplastic — its product is MATSISTLTSSFSSLSFSSQISQQKPISLTKSAHFTKPKTTLNNKILATAAAVEPVVAGGGDIETMNIEKYVKSRLPGGFAAQTLIGTGRRKCAIARVVIQEGTGKFIINYRDAKEYLQGNPLWLQYIKVPLATLGYETSYDVFVKAHGGGLSGQAQAISLGIARALLKVSEDHRKPLRKEGLLTRDARIVERKKPGLKKARKAPQFSKR